The genomic region CAAGCTTATGAAAAAATACAAGAGCGTTTTAGAGTACATCGAGTCAAAAGATATCCATGGATATTACAAGCATATTCGGATTATGGAAAGCGATTTCTATTAGTCGTTGGTGGTGTATCTGTAAGTATTGCGATTGGTTTATTTTATGTCAATTTTATGATTTTAAGCAGTTACCTCATATTATTATTAGTGGGGGCTGCAACTATTAAAATACGTAAGATCCGAAAGTTCCTCGTCAACAGTGCAATTATTACTAAAATGATTATAAAAGGTTACCTTATCAATCCAGATGTATACCACTCTAATGATTTGAATACATTACCCCAAGGTATTGTGTGCGCAAAACTACGCCTCAGACCGAAACCACTAGTATATGATAGTCATGAGGTACAGACAGATCGGACAGGCTATAATCCGAAAAAAATTAAATGGATTGAAAAGTTTTTATTACATTTTGTCGATGAGATGATGGTTGAAAATCATACACGTGCGAAACATAATGAATCCTTATATGGTTTTTACCCCAAAACACTTTATAATTATTCAGAGCTTTATGATATCAATCAACGTCAAAAAGTGAATTTGCATCGTAAGTTAGGTTTGTCCCCAAACGAAAAGATTTTATTGTATCAAGGGGGATTACAACAAGGTAGAGGTCTTGAGAAATTAATAGAAGCAATGCCTAAAATTAAAGAAGGCGTATTAGTTTTTATTGGTGCAGGTAAATTAACTGAGACTTTGAAAAAACAAGCAAGTCAATCTAGTGCACGAGATCGTATTTATTTCTTAGATAAAGTTCCATTTCAAGAGTTGCCCAGTATAACGCGAGAAGCTTATTTAGGCTTCCAAGTTTTGCAGAATATATGTTTTAATCATTATTCTGCTAGTTCAAACAAGTTATTTGAATATATCATGGCTCATGTGCCAGTTGTTGCGAGTGAGTTTCCTGAAATTAAACAAGTTGTCCAAGAGAATCAAATTGGCGTCACTATAGATCCACATGATTCTCAAAATATTGCAAATGCTGTAAATACATTATTGTTGGATAAAGAATTATATCGAAAATATAAAAATAATACATTAGAAGCTAAAAAAATATATAACTGGCAAAATGAAAAGGTCAAATTACTCGATGTATATCATAATTTGGAAGAGCGCTCTCTATTTATGGGTAAAATGAGTGCACTGTTAAAGTAAAGCGTACAACTTTTGTATGATATTTTAAAAAAATAAGGGTTTTGAATAGATATTCTATTGTAAAGCGGGTATAAATATATTGTAAAGAATTTGTTAATTCGGAGGGTATATTTATGAAATTTAAAATTTTAGGAATGCTGTTATCAGCAGGGGTTATATTAGCCGCTTGTGGTAACGATGATGACGATAACAATCAATCTAATAATAACCAAAATCAGAATCAAACTGAACAAACAAACAGCACAAATGATTCAGATGATGCTCAAGATAGTGATGATCAAACACAACAAAATTCAAATAGTCAACAAACGCGTCATGTTAGTGATATCCAAACTTCACCAGATCAAGCCATTGAAACAGCTAAAAAATCATTCGATGGTGATCTCAAAAGTATAGAGTATAAACAAGAGAATGGTGAATGGATTTATGAAGTAAACTTAGTAAACGGTAACGAAGAAGGAGAAGTTAAGGTTTCTGATTCGGACAACAAAGTGATTAACGTTCACAAAGAGCAAGATAATGATAATGAACAAAATGAAACAATTAATGAGAAAGATGCAATTAAATACGAGGATGCTGTGAAAAAAGCACAAGACGAAGTGTCTGGAGAGTTGAAACAGTGGACACTCAATGATGACGATGGCCAATTAGTGTATGAAGTTGAATTAATGGACGGTACACAAGAAAAAGAAGTTCAACTTGACGCAAAATCAGGAGATATTATCTCAACAGATCAATAATGCACTCATTAATTAAGATAAGCTATGAAGACAACAATAAATGGAAGTCTTCATAGCGCTTTTTTGTATCTATAAGAAGAGTTTAGATTTGAGATAACAAATGAGGTCATTAAAAAAACTTCGAGATTTTTCGTAAATTCGTACGAAAATCTCGAAGTTTTTCGATTACTGATATATATATCAGACTCTTTTTATTAGAAAGATTATAAGTGTGAACCGTGTCCACCTTGCATTACCCAGTACGTTCCAACGACAATGACTATTGTAATAATAATCGCAAAAATAACTTTCGCCAATTGTAAACGACCGTCTTTACCTTCAGTTAAATGCATGAACATTAAAAGTTGAAGGAACGCTTGAATAAATGCAAATCCAAAAATAATTGTAATTTTAGCATTTAATGCTAAAGATGTGTAAAGTGTCACGAATACGGCGAGTAACGTTAAAATGATTGAGGCGATAAAGCCTATTGTATGTTTAACTATTGTATTCATCCGCTATACACCATCCCTATCATATATACGGCAGTAAAGATGAAAACCCAAACGACATCTAAGAAGTGCCAGTATAAACTTACTATAAATAATTTAGGTGCATTAAATTTATTTAAACCACGCATTGCAACTTGGATTAATAAACAGATAATCCAAACAATACCGAGCGATACGTGGGCTCCATGTGTACCTAGTAAGATAAAGAAACTAGACCAGTAAGAACCAATTGTTGGATTAGCACCTTCATGAGCATAATGAGCAAATTCAAAGATTTCGAAACCTACGAAACCAATACCAAGTAAGATCGTAATGATCATCCAAATCATTAATAAATTTTTCTTTTCTTTACGCATGTAATAAATCGCAATACCACAAGTGTACGAACTTGCTAAAAGTAAGAAAGTCATTATTAATACAAGTGGTAGCTCGAATAATTCGGTAGTCAGCATACCACCGTAACCACCACCGTGTTGTAGTGTTAATAATGTTGCGAAAAGCGTACCGAAAAGGGCAAATTCAGCTGTAAGGAAGATCCAGAAACCGAGCTTATTTAAATTACCTTCATGCGTACGTGAATCAATAGTATCGACCTTATGACTCATGATTCATTGCCTCCCTTTCTTCTTGACGTGCTTTTCTCAAACGAGCTTCTGTTTCAGCAACTTCACTTGCTGGAATATGGTAGCCATGATCTTGTTGGAAACTTCTCCAAATCATAAGAGCAAAGATACCTACTAATGAAAGGATAGCTGGTAAGATTGTCTCAAATACTAAGAAGAAACCTCCAATTAAGAAGAAGAGACCCATCCAGAATCCAATATGAGTATTGTTAGGCATGTGGATATCACTATAATTATGATTATCTAAATAGTGACGACCTTGTGCTTTCATTTCAACAAATGAATCAATATCATCCCAATCTGGTGTAATGGCAAAGTTATATTTAGGTGGGATTGCTGAAGCAGTTGACCACTCTAGACCACGGCCTAAACCATCCCAGTTATCACCAGTTGCTTCACGTGGTGCTTTAATATGGCTATAGACAATATTACCAACAAAGATTAAGAAACCAATTGCCATTAATGCTGCACCGATTGATGAGATGAAGTTTAATAGCCACCAACCATCTTCTGGCATATAAGTGTACAAACGACGTGGCATTCCATCAAGACCTAAGATGAATTGAGGTAAGAATGTCACATTGAATCCAATCATAAAGATCCAGAAGAACCATTTGTTTGGTTTTTCGAATAATTTGTATCCCATTGCTTTTGGATACCAGAAAATCATAGCTGCAAAAGCTGCGAATACAACACCCGCTACAATTGTGTAGTGGAAGTGGGAAACTAAGAAATAAGTGTTGTGATATTGGAAGTCGGCTGATGCCATCGCCAACATAACACCTGTAACCCCACCGATAACAAAGTTAGGTATAAATGCTAATGAGAATAACATAGGTGACTCAAACGAAATGCGACCTTTGTGTAATGTAAATAACCAGTTAAAGATTTTTACACCAGTTGGTACGGCAATTAACATTGTTGTAATAGAGAAGAATGAGTTAACAAGTGCGCCGTTACCCATAGTATAGAAATGGTGAACCCAAACTAAGAAACTTAAGAATGCGATACCACCAGTAGCCCATACCATGCTTTGGTGTCCAAATAAACGTTTACGTGCAAAAGTCGGAATAATTTCCGAATAAATACCGAATGCTGGCAAGATAAGAATATAAACTTCAGGGTGCCCCCATACCCAGAAGAAGTTTGCCCATAACATTGGCATACCACCATTAGATAAAGTAAAGAATGCTGTATCAAAGATTCTGTCAGTAGTCATAAGCGCTAAAGCTACTGTTAATGGTGGGAAAGCTAAGATAATAATTAACATCGTAACAAATGTTGTTACAACGAACATCGGCATTTGCATGAATGTCATGCTAGGTGTTTTTAATCGCATAATTGTAACGAAAAAGTTAACACCAGTAGCTAATGTACCGAGCCCAGAAATCTG from Staphylococcus felis harbors:
- the qoxC gene encoding cytochrome aa3 quinol oxidase subunit III gives rise to the protein MSHKVDTIDSRTHEGNLNKLGFWIFLTAEFALFGTLFATLLTLQHGGGYGGMLTTELFELPLVLIMTFLLLASSYTCGIAIYYMRKEKKNLLMIWMIITILLGIGFVGFEIFEFAHYAHEGANPTIGSYWSSFFILLGTHGAHVSLGIVWIICLLIQVAMRGLNKFNAPKLFIVSLYWHFLDVVWVFIFTAVYMIGMVYSG
- a CDS encoding PepSY domain-containing protein; this translates as MKFKILGMLLSAGVILAACGNDDDDNNQSNNNQNQNQTEQTNSTNDSDDAQDSDDQTQQNSNSQQTRHVSDIQTSPDQAIETAKKSFDGDLKSIEYKQENGEWIYEVNLVNGNEEGEVKVSDSDNKVINVHKEQDNDNEQNETINEKDAIKYEDAVKKAQDEVSGELKQWTLNDDDGQLVYEVELMDGTQEKEVQLDAKSGDIISTDQ
- a CDS encoding glycosyltransferase gives rise to the protein MKKVGMFVWNHFTNDARVNRECTALAEAGYDVDLIAINDPKNPAIQAYEKIQERFRVHRVKRYPWILQAYSDYGKRFLLVVGGVSVSIAIGLFYVNFMILSSYLILLLVGAATIKIRKIRKFLVNSAIITKMIIKGYLINPDVYHSNDLNTLPQGIVCAKLRLRPKPLVYDSHEVQTDRTGYNPKKIKWIEKFLLHFVDEMMVENHTRAKHNESLYGFYPKTLYNYSELYDINQRQKVNLHRKLGLSPNEKILLYQGGLQQGRGLEKLIEAMPKIKEGVLVFIGAGKLTETLKKQASQSSARDRIYFLDKVPFQELPSITREAYLGFQVLQNICFNHYSASSNKLFEYIMAHVPVVASEFPEIKQVVQENQIGVTIDPHDSQNIANAVNTLLLDKELYRKYKNNTLEAKKIYNWQNEKVKLLDVYHNLEERSLFMGKMSALLK
- the qoxB gene encoding cytochrome aa3 quinol oxidase subunit I encodes the protein MDFPWNELLVKGNWMITMAQIGAPFLVIGVIAAITYFKLWGYLYKEWFTSVDHKKIGFMYLICAVLMFVRGGIDALLIRLQLAIPDNPFLSSHHYNEIFSTHGVIMIIFMAMPLVIGLMNIIIPLQIGARDVAFPLLNNVSFWLFVAGMLLFNVSFIIGGSPAAGWTNYAPLAGEFSPGPGVNYYLIAIQISGLGTLATGVNFFVTIMRLKTPSMTFMQMPMFVVTTFVTMLIIILAFPPLTVALALMTTDRIFDTAFFTLSNGGMPMLWANFFWVWGHPEVYILILPAFGIYSEIIPTFARKRLFGHQSMVWATGGIAFLSFLVWVHHFYTMGNGALVNSFFSITTMLIAVPTGVKIFNWLFTLHKGRISFESPMLFSLAFIPNFVIGGVTGVMLAMASADFQYHNTYFLVSHFHYTIVAGVVFAAFAAMIFWYPKAMGYKLFEKPNKWFFWIFMIGFNVTFLPQFILGLDGMPRRLYTYMPEDGWWLLNFISSIGAALMAIGFLIFVGNIVYSHIKAPREATGDNWDGLGRGLEWSTASAIPPKYNFAITPDWDDIDSFVEMKAQGRHYLDNHNYSDIHMPNNTHIGFWMGLFFLIGGFFLVFETILPAILSLVGIFALMIWRSFQQDHGYHIPASEVAETEARLRKARQEEREAMNHES
- the qoxD gene encoding cytochrome aa3 quinol oxidase subunit IV, which encodes MNTIVKHTIGFIASIILTLLAVFVTLYTSLALNAKITIIFGFAFIQAFLQLLMFMHLTEGKDGRLQLAKVIFAIIITIVIVVGTYWVMQGGHGSHL